The following are from one region of the Halorussus rarus genome:
- a CDS encoding endonuclease V yields MTPVHPEFVPDPTLSREEMEQLQRDLAAEALFADDFEFDPATVRAGSSDNTDATQTALGEQGGTSSDEPPVVVGVDQAFVDAFSEDTLAVSAIVATRGGEVVERVHAVEPTEIPYIPGLLSFREGGAILAAFEELSVEPDLAVVDGSGRIHFRQAGIATHIGVALDLPAVGVAKSLLCGRPRESLDDHLPRGARVAVEADDSVDAPEGTVIGYAYQSRQYDNPQKRHVNPLFVSPGHRVGAETTTDLVERLCAGYKLPEPTRLADSYADEVKAEVAR; encoded by the coding sequence ATGACGCCGGTTCATCCCGAGTTCGTTCCCGACCCGACGCTCTCCCGCGAGGAGATGGAGCAGCTCCAGCGCGACCTGGCCGCGGAGGCGCTCTTCGCGGACGACTTCGAGTTCGACCCCGCTACGGTTCGGGCCGGTTCGAGCGATAACACCGACGCGACGCAGACCGCGCTGGGCGAGCAGGGTGGCACCTCTTCCGACGAACCGCCCGTCGTCGTCGGCGTCGACCAGGCGTTCGTCGACGCCTTCTCCGAGGACACGCTCGCGGTCAGCGCCATCGTCGCGACGCGGGGCGGCGAGGTGGTCGAGCGCGTCCACGCGGTCGAACCCACCGAGATACCCTACATCCCCGGGCTGCTCTCGTTCCGCGAGGGCGGGGCCATCCTCGCGGCGTTCGAGGAGCTGTCGGTAGAGCCGGACCTCGCGGTCGTCGACGGCAGCGGTCGCATCCACTTCCGTCAGGCGGGCATCGCCACCCACATCGGGGTCGCCCTCGACCTGCCCGCGGTCGGCGTCGCCAAGAGCCTGCTCTGCGGCCGACCCCGCGAGTCGCTCGACGACCACCTGCCCCGGGGCGCCCGCGTCGCCGTCGAGGCCGACGACAGCGTCGACGCGCCCGAGGGGACGGTCATCGGCTACGCCTACCAGTCCCGCCAGTACGACAACCCCCAGAAGCGCCACGTCAACCCCCTCTTCGTGAGCCCGGGCCACCGCGTCGGCGCCGAGACGACGACCGACCTCGTCGAGCGGCTCTGCGCGGGCTACAAGCTCCCCGAACCCACCCGGCTCGCCGACAGCTACGCCGACGAGGTGAAGGCCGAGGTCGCCAGGTAG
- a CDS encoding SDR family oxidoreductase, producing MTETVLITGCSSGIGRETAHAFLEDGWDVYATARNPADVETLGEAGAEIASLDVTDEDDVERVVDRIVDEEGRIDCLVNNAGYAQLGPVGDVTAESVADQFAVNVFGPHRLIREVLPHMRERRTGTVVNVSSVSGRLATPGMGIYNGSKFAIEGISDALRPEVSEYGIDVVLVEPGPVDTAFAERASEEIEGIERSDAYDDLYAVLDDTEAIGGGGPGAVQPREVAETILDAANLTDPAARYPVGQVAKVAMLGRFVPDKLRDKFYRLALSLMSRVS from the coding sequence GTGACCGAAACCGTTCTCATCACCGGTTGCTCGTCGGGTATCGGACGCGAGACCGCCCACGCCTTCCTCGAAGACGGGTGGGACGTGTACGCCACCGCCCGGAACCCCGCCGACGTGGAGACGTTAGGCGAGGCCGGAGCCGAAATCGCCTCGCTCGACGTGACCGACGAAGACGACGTGGAGCGCGTGGTCGACCGCATCGTCGACGAGGAGGGCCGCATCGACTGCCTCGTCAACAACGCTGGCTACGCCCAGCTCGGGCCGGTCGGGGACGTCACCGCCGAGAGCGTCGCGGACCAGTTCGCGGTGAACGTCTTCGGACCCCACCGGCTGATCCGCGAAGTCCTGCCCCACATGCGCGAGCGCCGGACCGGCACCGTCGTCAACGTCTCCAGCGTGTCCGGTCGGCTCGCCACGCCGGGCATGGGCATCTACAACGGCTCGAAGTTCGCGATAGAGGGCATCAGCGACGCGCTCCGGCCCGAGGTCTCGGAGTACGGCATCGACGTGGTGCTGGTCGAGCCCGGCCCGGTCGACACCGCGTTCGCCGAGCGCGCCTCCGAGGAGATCGAGGGCATCGAGCGCTCGGACGCCTACGACGACCTCTACGCCGTCCTGGACGACACCGAGGCCATCGGCGGGGGCGGGCCGGGCGCGGTCCAGCCCCGCGAGGTGGCCGAGACCATCCTCGACGCCGCGAACCTCACCGACCCCGCTGCGCGCTACCCCGTGGGACAGGTGGCGAAGGTGGCGATGCTGGGGCGGTTCGTGCCCGATAAACTGCGGGACAAGTTCTATCGGTTGGCGCTCTCGCTGATGTCGCGGGTGAGCTGA
- a CDS encoding SDR family oxidoreductase — protein MNVAILGCGYVGLELGRQLTERGHDAVGVRRSDDGIEAIEDAGFEAVRADVTDADSLDAVPDVDAAVFAASSGGRDAAAAREVYVEGLRTVIDHFGGREDPPDRLVYTSSTGVYGDHGGDWVNEETALEPTTEKTEVLAEAERVALEDAPDRGIDGTVARLAGIYGPDRTRLERYLEGPVTEGYLNMIHRDDAAGAVRHLLTEDLARGEVVLVVDDEPVSKWEFADWLAGECGEERPPKQTTEERIDEGDLSERAKRRILTSKRCSNERLRGLGYQFSYPTYRDGYHAEIAAYRDRSA, from the coding sequence ATGAACGTCGCGATACTGGGCTGTGGCTACGTCGGCCTCGAACTCGGACGCCAGTTGACCGAGCGCGGCCACGACGCGGTCGGGGTCCGGCGCTCGGACGACGGCATCGAAGCAATCGAGGACGCCGGCTTCGAGGCGGTCCGAGCCGACGTGACCGACGCCGACTCGCTGGACGCGGTGCCCGACGTCGACGCCGCGGTGTTCGCTGCGAGCTCCGGCGGGCGGGACGCGGCGGCTGCGCGCGAGGTGTACGTCGAGGGGCTCCGGACCGTCATCGATCACTTCGGTGGTCGCGAGGACCCGCCGGACAGGCTGGTCTACACCTCCAGCACCGGCGTCTACGGCGACCACGGCGGCGACTGGGTCAACGAGGAGACGGCCCTGGAACCCACGACCGAGAAGACCGAGGTGCTGGCCGAGGCCGAGCGCGTCGCCCTTGAGGACGCGCCCGACCGTGGCATCGACGGCACCGTCGCGCGCCTCGCGGGCATCTACGGGCCGGATCGGACCCGACTGGAGCGCTACCTGGAGGGACCGGTCACCGAGGGCTACCTCAACATGATCCACCGCGACGACGCCGCCGGCGCGGTCCGACACCTGCTCACGGAGGACCTCGCGCGCGGCGAGGTCGTGCTGGTGGTCGACGACGAACCCGTCTCGAAGTGGGAGTTCGCCGACTGGCTGGCCGGCGAGTGCGGCGAGGAGCGCCCGCCCAAGCAGACCACCGAGGAGCGCATCGACGAGGGAGACCTCTCCGAGCGGGCGAAACGACGAATACTGACGAGCAAGCGGTGCTCTAACGAGCGATTACGCGGTCTCGGCTATCAGTTCTCCTATCCGACCTATCGGGACGGATACCACGCGGAAATCGCGGCATACCGCGACCGCTCGGCGTGA
- a CDS encoding DHH family phosphoesterase produces the protein MQLPVIPELRVRDVLQAAEYYGLSSPELAGAVALGAVALVASLWLVVRWLRRPMGARLKRALGKRDEVAILMHPNPDPDAMACAIGVAHLANEVGTDAALQFPGQIRHQENRAFRTVLDLELEQIDHVRDLAAEDVVLVDHNTPRGFEGAERLEPYAVVDHHPGNGTGERFTDQRTDYGACATMVAEYLEDVGGTPVGPDESEEDVDGLVVPAEVSTGLLYGVQSDTKHLTSGCTGAEFQAAAYLYEGVDEDLLDRIANPQVSAEVLEVKSKAISGRDVRGSFAVSDVGRINNADAIPQAADELLQLEGVTAVVVYGRRDETVHLSGRSRDDRVHMGKALETVAEDIPGASAGGHARMGGGQVPVDGAAYASGAEAAMWSQAELGDDVFAALNGDV, from the coding sequence ATGCAACTGCCGGTCATTCCGGAACTGCGGGTCCGGGACGTGCTCCAGGCCGCCGAGTACTACGGCCTGAGCTCGCCCGAACTCGCGGGGGCCGTCGCGCTCGGGGCGGTCGCGCTGGTGGCGTCGCTGTGGCTCGTCGTCCGGTGGCTCCGGCGACCGATGGGCGCGCGGCTCAAGCGCGCGCTGGGAAAGCGCGACGAGGTCGCGATCCTGATGCACCCCAATCCGGACCCCGACGCGATGGCGTGCGCCATCGGGGTCGCCCATCTCGCCAACGAGGTCGGGACCGACGCCGCTCTCCAGTTCCCCGGCCAGATCCGCCACCAGGAGAACCGCGCGTTCCGGACGGTGCTGGACCTCGAACTCGAGCAGATCGACCACGTCCGGGACCTCGCGGCCGAGGACGTCGTCCTGGTCGACCACAACACCCCGAGAGGGTTCGAGGGGGCCGAGCGGCTCGAACCCTACGCGGTCGTCGACCACCACCCCGGCAACGGGACCGGCGAGCGGTTCACCGACCAGCGCACCGACTACGGCGCCTGCGCCACCATGGTCGCCGAGTACCTCGAGGACGTGGGCGGCACGCCGGTCGGCCCGGACGAGTCCGAGGAGGACGTCGACGGTCTCGTCGTGCCCGCCGAGGTGTCGACCGGCCTGCTCTACGGCGTCCAGTCGGACACCAAGCACCTCACCAGCGGTTGCACCGGCGCGGAGTTCCAGGCCGCGGCCTACCTCTACGAGGGCGTCGACGAGGACCTGCTCGACCGCATCGCCAATCCCCAGGTCAGCGCCGAGGTGCTCGAGGTCAAGTCGAAGGCCATCTCGGGCCGGGACGTCCGCGGGTCGTTCGCGGTCAGCGACGTCGGCCGCATCAACAACGCCGACGCCATCCCGCAGGCCGCCGACGAGCTCCTCCAGCTCGAGGGCGTGACCGCGGTGGTCGTCTACGGCCGGCGCGACGAGACGGTCCACCTCTCGGGCCGGTCGCGCGACGACCGGGTCCACATGGGCAAGGCCCTCGAGACCGTCGCCGAGGACATCCCCGGCGCGAGCGCCGGCGGTCACGCCCGGATGGGCGGCGGCCAGGTGCCGGTCGACGGCGCGGCCTACGCCAGCGGGGCGGAGGCCGCGATGTGGTCGCAGGCCGAACTCGGCGACGACGTCTTCGCCGCGCTCAACGGCGACGTCTGA
- a CDS encoding aldo/keto reductase — MATDDGTYRYKQEHGDDFGRTYFRLFDGLAVSSIGVGTYLGEPTDAVDSQYRDAIATALEGGINVVDTAINYRCQRSERAVGRAIEDADVDRDAVFVSTKGGFVPFDGERPDDPGEYVKREFVDTGLVDREDLARGSHAIAPDFVDAMLDRSLENLGVDEIDLYYVHNPETQLHARSREDVYDQLEATFTRLEERAAAGDISKYGVATWNAFRVPEGDDRYLSLSEIISRARAAAKAAENTATHLRAIQLPFNVVMADAFTVESQQGPEGPQSPLWFAHEAGLNVFTSASIAQGDLARELPAEVAERLEGDSTVQRAINFARSAPGVTSSLVGMSDPEHVAENLGAGRFDPMGADAFDRVFE; from the coding sequence ATGGCCACCGACGACGGCACCTACCGGTACAAGCAGGAGCACGGCGACGACTTCGGCCGGACCTACTTCCGGCTGTTCGACGGGCTCGCCGTCTCGAGCATCGGCGTCGGCACGTACCTCGGCGAGCCGACGGACGCGGTCGACAGCCAGTACCGCGACGCCATCGCGACCGCCCTCGAGGGCGGCATCAACGTCGTCGACACCGCGATAAACTACCGGTGCCAGCGCAGCGAGCGGGCGGTCGGGCGGGCCATCGAGGACGCCGACGTCGACCGCGACGCGGTGTTCGTCTCGACCAAGGGCGGGTTCGTCCCCTTCGACGGCGAGCGCCCCGACGACCCCGGCGAGTACGTCAAACGCGAGTTCGTAGATACGGGGCTGGTCGACCGCGAGGACCTCGCGCGCGGGAGCCACGCCATCGCGCCCGACTTCGTCGACGCCATGCTCGACCGGTCGCTGGAGAACCTCGGGGTCGACGAGATCGACCTCTACTACGTCCACAACCCCGAGACCCAGCTGCACGCCCGGTCGCGCGAGGACGTCTACGACCAGCTCGAGGCGACGTTCACCCGGCTCGAGGAGCGCGCCGCGGCGGGCGACATCTCGAAGTACGGCGTGGCGACGTGGAACGCGTTCCGCGTCCCCGAGGGCGACGACCGGTACCTCTCGCTCTCGGAGATCATCTCCCGCGCCCGCGCCGCAGCCAAGGCCGCGGAGAACACCGCGACTCACCTCCGAGCGATCCAGCTACCGTTCAACGTCGTGATGGCCGACGCCTTCACCGTCGAGTCCCAGCAGGGTCCGGAGGGGCCACAGAGCCCGCTCTGGTTCGCCCACGAGGCGGGCCTGAACGTCTTCACCAGCGCCAGCATCGCGCAGGGCGACCTCGCGCGCGAGCTCCCGGCGGAGGTCGCCGAGCGACTGGAGGGCGACTCCACCGTCCAGCGCGCCATCAACTTCGCCCGGAGCGCGCCCGGCGTGACCAGTTCGCTGGTCGGGATGAGCGACCCCGAACACGTCGCGGAGAACCTCGGCGCGGGGCGGTTCGACCCGATGGGCGCCGACGCGTTCGACCGGGTGTTCGAGTAG